Proteins encoded together in one Candidatus Nitrosocaldus cavascurensis window:
- a CDS encoding B12-binding domain-containing radical SAM protein, which yields MKGKRIVLSADRTLMSHYRDNMLFGFIATFPAEKIPPFIYKSIFCPSVEFNKATGEAMVAPLGLRRVEGGLLKEYGRDEVFIAHPDHIEKAIGEGTEIVGLNVMDPRGIGPVPSALTQGKMTPINRISFRNLCYRLKNLREMKGYRFKVVVGGSGAWQFSFSSKEREDYGIDHVVIGEVDDKIGDICKDIVEGRAREVIFTRTNTIMDIPYIPGPTTNGCIEAMRGCGRGCDFCDPNLRMKRDFPVERLKEEASINLRYGITSIWLQSEEILLYGLDNSEMRPNRDAIVHLFSELKSLPNVNYVAAIHLTFSSAMADPECIAKIREINNFNASRWTGVQIGLETASPALIRRHMPYKVKPFTPEEWPWLVREGIKLLNENYFFVANTLIIGLPGEQDDDVKETIELVKELDGMATVVAPMFYTDYHDPSRSLQGERMSRAQWELYFRCWHLNAKTVARWMAYGTLHFSPVARMVANAFGKLGTWYVLRLIRDGAKKYAGVYLN from the coding sequence ATGAAGGGTAAGAGGATCGTGCTTAGTGCAGATAGGACGTTGATGTCACACTATAGGGATAACATGCTCTTTGGCTTCATAGCAACATTCCCTGCAGAGAAGATACCACCGTTCATATACAAGAGCATCTTCTGCCCAAGTGTAGAGTTCAATAAGGCTACTGGAGAAGCAATGGTTGCACCCTTAGGCTTGAGGAGGGTTGAGGGAGGGTTACTGAAAGAATATGGAAGGGATGAGGTATTCATAGCGCATCCAGATCACATAGAGAAGGCTATAGGGGAAGGTACTGAGATTGTAGGGTTGAATGTAATGGATCCTAGAGGCATTGGACCTGTTCCATCAGCACTTACTCAGGGGAAGATGACCCCAATAAACAGGATCTCGTTCAGGAACCTATGCTACAGGTTGAAGAACCTTAGGGAGATGAAGGGCTACAGGTTCAAGGTTGTTGTTGGAGGCTCTGGTGCATGGCAGTTCTCATTCAGCAGCAAGGAGAGGGAGGATTATGGTATAGATCATGTTGTTATAGGGGAAGTGGATGATAAGATAGGAGATATATGCAAGGATATTGTTGAGGGAAGGGCAAGGGAGGTTATATTCACAAGGACAAACACTATAATGGATATACCATACATACCAGGACCTACAACCAATGGATGTATAGAGGCAATGAGGGGATGTGGGAGAGGCTGTGACTTCTGTGACCCAAACCTTAGGATGAAGAGGGACTTCCCTGTTGAGAGGCTTAAGGAAGAGGCAAGTATAAACCTTAGGTATGGGATAACTAGTATATGGCTTCAATCAGAAGAGATACTCCTTTACGGACTTGATAACAGTGAGATGAGACCAAACAGGGATGCTATAGTGCATCTCTTCAGCGAACTCAAGTCTCTCCCCAACGTTAACTACGTTGCTGCAATACATCTTACATTCTCATCAGCCATGGCTGATCCAGAATGCATAGCAAAGATAAGGGAGATAAACAACTTCAACGCTAGTAGGTGGACTGGTGTGCAGATAGGGCTAGAGACTGCATCCCCAGCACTAATAAGGAGGCATATGCCATACAAGGTAAAGCCATTCACGCCAGAGGAGTGGCCATGGCTAGTTAGGGAAGGGATAAAGTTGCTCAATGAGAACTACTTCTTCGTTGCAAACACACTCATAATTGGTCTTCCAGGGGAGCAGGATGATGATGTTAAAGAGACTATAGAATTGGTTAAGGAGTTGGATGGTATGGCAACTGTAGTTGCACCTATGTTCTATACAGATTACCATGATCCTAGTAGATCCCTTCAAGGAGAGAGGATGAGTAGAGCACAATGGGAACTCTACTTTAGATGTTGGCACCTCAACGCAAAGACAGTAGCAAGATGGATGGCTTATGGCACACTGCACTTCAGCCCAGTTGCAAGGATGGTAGCAAATGCATTTGGCAAGTTAGGTACATGGTATGTGCTGAGGCTCATAAGGGATGGAGCAAAGAAGTATGCTGGTGTATACCTGAACTAG
- a CDS encoding FAD-binding oxidoreductase, with amino-acid sequence MVTDNKGVISFIRLYTEDLGIFRIKPVEGQVPDFRAGQFVTLGLPVKSEGGKIVRRAYSIASPPEQKKYFELYIRWVRKPVPGRFTTELFERKEGDEILWLKPTGPFGLVDRWPDGRKEERRIVMIAGGTGLAPFISMTLHLKALRDKREIVVLHGASYVTELGYKELLTQLEEESIDGKDSSWRFRYRASISRPDEFLNRSWGGHKGRVETFLKNDPSTGKSPLEELVGEKITPENTMFYVCGWQGTVDGVLQYLKPLGFIEEKERNKRADKTFDVRYESYG; translated from the coding sequence TTGGTGACAGATAACAAAGGTGTGATATCATTCATAAGGCTATACACTGAGGATCTAGGGATATTCAGGATAAAGCCAGTTGAGGGGCAAGTGCCAGACTTTAGAGCAGGACAGTTCGTTACTCTAGGCTTACCAGTGAAGAGCGAAGGAGGTAAGATAGTTAGGAGAGCATACTCTATAGCCTCGCCTCCAGAGCAGAAGAAGTACTTCGAACTCTACATAAGGTGGGTTAGGAAGCCAGTACCTGGGAGGTTCACAACAGAACTCTTTGAGAGGAAGGAAGGGGATGAGATACTCTGGCTAAAGCCTACAGGGCCATTTGGGCTTGTGGATAGATGGCCAGATGGAAGGAAGGAGGAGAGGCGTATAGTTATGATTGCAGGAGGCACTGGGTTAGCACCATTCATAAGCATGACTCTACACCTAAAGGCTCTTAGGGATAAGAGGGAGATAGTTGTGCTTCATGGTGCAAGTTACGTTACAGAACTTGGTTATAAAGAACTGCTAACACAGTTGGAAGAGGAGAGTATAGATGGGAAGGATAGTTCGTGGAGGTTCAGATACAGAGCAAGTATAAGCAGGCCAGATGAGTTCCTGAATAGGAGTTGGGGAGGGCACAAAGGTAGGGTAGAGACATTCCTCAAGAACGATCCTTCTACAGGCAAATCACCACTTGAGGAACTGGTTGGAGAGAAGATAACGCCAGAGAATACCATGTTCTATGTGTGTGGATGGCAGGGCACTGTGGATGGTGTACTCCAGTACCTCAAGCCTCTAGGCTTCATAGAGGAGAAGGAGAGGAACAAGAGGGCTGATAAGACATTCGATGTAAGGTATGAATCATATGGTTGA
- a CDS encoding SRPBCC family protein translates to MKKLEIVLSRDSLHHVVERLALIEHIKSLHVTSSELVNLHTKEEDARSLISIKIEFVVEDEYVDEVLQLLLGDDKITFGRIYVLAVDRAFELGYREGYRFRLALSSLIRASRKDVFNIVTDYEHLAELFPSYFKSISIRSSSDNMTVTEEEITIDNLSIKQISRHIVYPPAVHEVEILSGYLEGSRITETYTEASEGTQVMVIADIKIKEPLARVFGFHIRHKVEQQIKGVMKELARFVEDRLDAVE, encoded by the coding sequence GTGAAGAAGTTAGAGATTGTATTGAGTAGAGATTCTCTACACCATGTTGTTGAGCGTCTAGCCCTTATAGAGCATATCAAGAGTCTGCATGTTACGTCATCAGAACTTGTTAATCTGCACACAAAGGAGGAGGATGCTAGATCTCTAATATCCATAAAGATAGAATTTGTGGTTGAAGATGAGTATGTTGATGAAGTACTACAGTTACTCCTTGGCGATGATAAGATAACCTTTGGTAGGATATACGTACTTGCTGTTGATAGGGCATTTGAACTAGGCTATAGAGAAGGATATAGGTTCAGGTTAGCATTATCATCACTTATAAGGGCATCAAGGAAGGATGTATTCAATATCGTTACTGATTATGAGCATCTTGCAGAGTTGTTCCCATCATACTTTAAGAGTATAAGCATAAGGAGTAGTAGTGATAACATGACTGTAACTGAGGAGGAGATTACCATAGATAATCTATCTATAAAGCAGATAAGCAGGCATATAGTGTATCCTCCAGCAGTACATGAGGTTGAGATACTCTCTGGCTATCTAGAAGGGAGTAGGATAACTGAGACCTACACTGAGGCTAGTGAGGGTACACAGGTGATGGTTATTGCAGATATAAAGATAAAGGAACCATTGGCAAGGGTCTTCGGCTTCCATATAAGGCATAAGGTAGAGCAGCAGATAAAAGGAGTCATGAAGGAACTGGCAAGGTTTGTGGAGGACAGATTAGATGCAGTAGAATAA
- a CDS encoding branched-chain amino acid transaminase: MRLEEYAYVWLDGKIVEYENAKVPLMTHALHYGTSVIEGIRAYKAKDNLYIFRLEDHIKRLFRSASIHSIPLRHSVKDVIDGVVQMLRKNDVRDSCYIRPIAFVGLHGIDLYVREDSPSHIAIVAFKFDQYFNSNGIRACISSWRRINDLSLPPLAKAGANYLNSVLATQECRRRGYDEAILLDSNGMVSEAPGENVFLVRNGRIVTPSLASCVLEGITRDTAMRIARDMGYVVEERNIPRSELYVADEVFLTGTAAEITPVISIDDHIVGDGKEGKVTRSIREIYAKTVRAEVKAYMDWLTPVW; the protein is encoded by the coding sequence ATGAGGCTGGAGGAGTATGCATACGTTTGGCTTGATGGTAAGATTGTGGAGTATGAGAATGCAAAGGTTCCATTGATGACCCATGCGCTCCACTATGGCACTAGCGTGATAGAGGGTATAAGGGCATACAAAGCAAAGGACAACCTTTACATCTTCAGGCTTGAGGATCATATAAAGAGGCTCTTCAGATCTGCAAGCATACACTCCATACCGTTAAGGCATTCTGTGAAGGATGTTATCGATGGTGTTGTGCAGATGCTAAGGAAGAACGATGTTAGAGACTCTTGCTATATAAGGCCTATAGCATTCGTTGGCTTGCATGGCATAGATCTATACGTTAGGGAGGATTCACCATCACACATAGCCATAGTAGCATTCAAGTTCGATCAGTACTTCAACTCAAATGGGATAAGGGCATGCATCTCCTCATGGAGGAGGATAAACGATCTCTCACTCCCTCCATTGGCAAAGGCTGGGGCAAACTACCTCAACTCTGTACTTGCAACACAGGAGTGTAGGAGGAGAGGATACGATGAGGCTATACTGCTTGATAGCAATGGTATGGTTAGTGAGGCGCCTGGAGAGAATGTATTCCTTGTAAGGAATGGTAGGATAGTTACACCATCTCTAGCATCATGCGTGCTAGAGGGTATAACTAGGGATACAGCGATGAGGATAGCAAGGGATATGGGTTATGTTGTGGAGGAGAGGAATATACCTAGAAGTGAGTTGTATGTTGCAGATGAGGTATTCCTTACAGGCACAGCAGCAGAGATAACCCCTGTTATAAGCATAGATGATCACATAGTAGGAGATGGTAAGGAAGGTAAAGTGACTAGGAGTATAAGGGAGATCTATGCAAAGACAGTTAGGGCAGAAGTCAAGGCATACATGGACTGGCTCACACCAGTCTGGTGA
- a CDS encoding Gfo/Idh/MocA family protein has protein sequence MRLCVVGAEGGVDYARALSRFDALTCIYDMDVNKAKEFASMYGISYYTSLEEMIASKPDGLVIATPADTHLSIIASVIEQCKNIFLVRPVGGSFRECREIVAMAKKSKAMLVPGYIERFNPLLNKTREVVDSRRYGRILLLEIQSGMMKSKRFNSSLLYDVALDDIDAALYMLNAYPDTVFAVGSMEKAIAITLGFRDGRVACITSNNIKRFRRITITMENGMVRCDLVRQEIDVDGDSGSNYVIKMEEREEPISSAMRNFIDAIEGRDKPKVSVNDALLIEKVADSALLSSRIGSQIYIHIQQDDVVNSSSNSSSGSG, from the coding sequence TTGAGGTTATGTGTTGTAGGGGCTGAAGGAGGGGTTGATTATGCTAGAGCACTAAGCAGGTTTGATGCTCTTACATGTATTTACGATATGGATGTGAATAAGGCAAAAGAGTTTGCATCTATGTATGGTATATCATACTACACCTCGCTTGAAGAGATGATAGCATCGAAGCCTGATGGTTTAGTCATTGCAACACCAGCAGACACCCATCTTAGCATAATAGCAAGTGTGATAGAGCAATGCAAGAACATATTCCTTGTAAGACCTGTAGGAGGCTCATTCAGGGAGTGCAGAGAGATAGTTGCAATGGCTAAGAAGAGTAAGGCAATGTTGGTTCCAGGATACATAGAGAGGTTCAACCCTCTACTTAATAAGACTAGGGAGGTTGTAGATAGCAGGAGGTATGGGCGCATACTTTTGCTTGAGATACAGAGCGGGATGATGAAGAGTAAGAGGTTCAACTCTAGCCTACTTTACGATGTTGCTCTAGATGATATAGATGCTGCACTGTATATGCTTAATGCATATCCAGATACTGTATTTGCAGTTGGTAGCATGGAGAAGGCTATAGCAATAACACTTGGATTTAGGGATGGTAGAGTAGCATGTATAACCTCCAATAACATCAAGAGGTTCAGGAGGATTACAATAACCATGGAGAATGGAATGGTTAGATGTGATCTTGTAAGACAGGAGATAGATGTAGATGGTGATAGCGGTAGTAACTATGTTATAAAGATGGAGGAGAGGGAAGAGCCTATATCATCAGCAATGCGCAACTTCATAGATGCTATAGAGGGAAGAGATAAGCCAAAGGTTAGCGTTAATGATGCCTTGCTCATAGAGAAGGTTGCTGATTCAGCACTGCTATCAAGCAGAATTGGGTCACAGATATACATACATATTCAACAGGATGATGTTGTTAATAGTAGTAGTAACAGTAGTAGTGGTAGTGGTTGA
- a CDS encoding methytransferase partner Trm112 — translation MRRWLLDILVCPIDKSDLQLRVFDESNDEIMEGVLICSRCKRLYPIIKGIPVLLPDELRDKSVEQEFYNRWKDRLV, via the coding sequence ATGAGACGTTGGCTCCTCGATATACTTGTATGCCCAATAGATAAGAGTGATCTGCAGTTGAGGGTATTTGATGAGAGCAATGATGAGATAATGGAAGGTGTGCTAATCTGTTCAAGATGCAAGAGACTATATCCAATAATAAAAGGCATACCAGTACTCCTTCCAGATGAGTTGAGAGATAAGAGTGTTGAACAAGAGTTCTATAACAGATGGAAGGATAGACTTGTATGA
- a CDS encoding DEAD/DEAH box helicase produces MSNKDGSVGSMLIKDLPISKEFKDLLNSLGYSTLYPPQQEAIEAGLLDGKSMLIATPTASGKTLIAMIASVRALEHGSKVVYTTPLRALANEKYDEFRLLESLAFNGRSSKVRVMISTGDYDSSGEELGSADIIITTNEKMDSLFRHRASWISDVGLFVFDEVHMLADRERGATLEMMLARTSMSNAQVLALSATVSNAEEIASWLNSILINTEWRPTKLVEGVYSHGLIHYSNGTTTKIATSAYGASIDLAIDALKDEGQALVFAESRKKAVSLALKAAEAIRSMIGDSDKAKIKPYIDELIEKDGNELAERLAEVMGRCVAFHHAGLSPIARRIVEDAFRDRALKILTATPTLAAGVNLPARRVIISSISRYDMEYGANMSITVNEYKQMCGRAGRPKYDTHGEAIIVAGSHDVDELIEHYINGEPEPLRSTLVDERMLRMHVLASIAMSDSISIKDLNDLFAHTLLARQYSARYITPKFESALEYLVVEGLVEELGIGRDGRKNVDRDNDKDEENGNGSRVLRATRFGRRVAMLYIDPETAVLIRDALTRIKRVKDKDLTLALLHLITECPDFYPKLQLRSSDVDEVKMLIDEYGDKFIYEVDEHSISRSLLALYAWIEEYSDKHLLNLGVEPGDMYRMVDSADWLLYSMYELALLLGKKHLLSTIERLRARVEHGVKEELLELVRLEGIGRVRARALYNAGFHDLKSIADASESRLASVRGIGYTLASRIREEASRLLSKK; encoded by the coding sequence ATGAGCAATAAGGATGGTTCAGTTGGTAGCATGCTCATCAAAGACTTGCCCATAAGCAAGGAGTTCAAGGATCTTCTGAATAGTTTGGGCTACTCTACACTCTACCCACCACAGCAGGAGGCTATAGAGGCAGGGCTACTTGATGGCAAGAGCATGCTTATAGCAACACCAACAGCAAGTGGTAAGACACTGATAGCAATGATAGCAAGTGTTAGAGCATTGGAGCATGGTAGCAAGGTTGTGTATACTACTCCATTAAGGGCTCTTGCAAATGAGAAGTATGATGAGTTTAGATTGTTAGAGAGCCTTGCATTCAATGGTAGGAGCAGTAAGGTTAGGGTTATGATCTCAACTGGTGATTATGATTCTAGTGGAGAGGAGTTAGGCAGTGCAGATATAATAATAACTACAAATGAGAAGATGGACTCACTCTTCAGGCATAGGGCATCATGGATAAGCGATGTTGGACTCTTTGTGTTTGATGAGGTTCATATGCTTGCAGATAGGGAGAGGGGTGCAACACTTGAGATGATGCTTGCTAGAACATCTATGAGTAATGCACAGGTGCTTGCCCTTAGTGCTACTGTAAGCAATGCTGAGGAGATAGCATCATGGCTAAACTCTATCCTTATAAACACAGAGTGGAGGCCAACTAAGCTTGTTGAGGGTGTATACTCACATGGTTTAATACATTACAGCAATGGTACTACTACAAAGATAGCAACAAGTGCATATGGAGCCTCCATAGACCTTGCCATAGATGCCCTCAAGGATGAGGGTCAAGCATTGGTATTTGCTGAGAGTAGGAAGAAGGCAGTCTCTCTAGCATTGAAGGCAGCAGAGGCCATAAGGTCTATGATAGGAGATAGTGATAAGGCTAAGATAAAGCCATACATAGATGAGTTGATAGAGAAGGATGGTAACGAACTTGCAGAGAGGTTAGCAGAGGTTATGGGCAGGTGTGTAGCATTCCACCATGCTGGGTTGAGTCCTATAGCAAGGAGGATAGTTGAGGATGCGTTCAGGGATAGAGCGTTGAAGATACTGACTGCTACACCAACACTTGCTGCTGGGGTAAACCTTCCAGCAAGGAGGGTAATAATATCAAGCATAAGCAGGTATGATATGGAGTATGGTGCAAACATGAGCATAACTGTAAATGAGTACAAGCAGATGTGTGGTAGAGCAGGAAGGCCAAAGTACGATACACATGGAGAGGCTATAATAGTTGCAGGTTCACATGATGTTGATGAGTTGATAGAGCACTACATAAATGGGGAGCCAGAGCCGTTGAGATCAACGCTTGTAGATGAGAGGATGTTAAGGATGCATGTACTTGCATCTATAGCAATGAGTGATAGTATTAGCATTAAAGATCTGAACGATCTGTTTGCACATACACTGCTAGCAAGACAGTACAGTGCAAGGTACATAACCCCAAAGTTCGAATCAGCGTTGGAGTATCTTGTTGTTGAAGGGTTGGTTGAAGAGTTAGGTATTGGTAGGGATGGTAGGAAGAATGTGGATAGGGATAATGATAAGGATGAGGAGAATGGCAATGGTAGTAGAGTGTTAAGGGCAACAAGGTTTGGAAGAAGGGTTGCTATGCTTTACATAGATCCAGAGACTGCAGTACTCATAAGGGATGCTCTTACAAGGATAAAGAGGGTAAAGGATAAGGATCTAACATTAGCACTACTTCATCTCATAACTGAGTGCCCAGACTTCTATCCTAAGTTGCAGTTGAGGAGTAGTGATGTTGATGAGGTTAAGATGCTCATAGATGAGTATGGTGATAAGTTCATATATGAAGTGGATGAGCATAGCATCTCTAGAAGCCTTCTAGCACTATACGCATGGATAGAGGAGTATAGTGATAAGCATCTACTTAACCTTGGTGTTGAGCCTGGTGATATGTATAGAATGGTTGATAGTGCAGATTGGTTGCTCTACTCGATGTATGAGCTTGCTTTACTGCTAGGCAAGAAGCATCTTCTCTCTACAATAGAGAGGCTGAGGGCAAGGGTTGAGCATGGTGTCAAGGAGGAGTTGCTTGAACTCGTTAGGCTTGAAGGTATAGGAAGGGTTAGGGCAAGGGCACTCTACAATGCTGGCTTCCATGATCTGAAGAGTATAGCAGATGCTTCAGAGTCAAGGCTTGCATCTGTAAGGGGTATAGGCTACACACTAGCATCAAGGATAAGGGAGGAGGCATCAAGGTTATTGAGCAAGAAGTAG
- a CDS encoding minichromosome maintenance protein MCM: protein MSDMLNDNTVIRSIYDEIVEFIKGFRDANGVYKYREQIETLKIKDSKSITVDHNDLALYNQDVITRLAEEPSAVLKEFSNAVYDVLKEVDAKYADSIKDEIIVRISNYPYQVKMRDIDADLIGRLISTAGMVVRASEVKPFISRYYYRCVNEHDGYISRIDYQRWKRKGSSGSNSNKKGEEGEDRDERRGGALTCKKCGAEISVDIEKSKFSNIQMIRLQELPEDLPPGQLPYHIDVMLIHDLVDNARPGDRIILTGIVDVEKDLESSRMDVPLFRIRIEGNNIEFLASRDGVKDASARSDGRFIISDDDEREIKRIASRPDVYDLLISSFAPHIYGHEIIKEAILLQIVGSPQRELEDATKLRGDINILLVGDPGTAKSELLKYAARIAPRGLYTSGRGSTAAGLTAAVIRDKSGMMMLEAGAVVLGDQGLVCIDELDKMRAEDRSALHEVMEQQTCSVAKGGIVATLNARTSILAAANPILGKYDPYRNITENVNLPIPLLTRFDLIFAIRDEPSKEGDANLARHILGIHRRIGYEHLPPIPIDLLRKYLAYAKRFNPLLSKEAEDRIFEYYMQMRANASPDAITITARQLEALIRLATARARLMLRNTVTVEDAERAIYIFNVMLNKVGIDVKTGKVDLGVLHGMPSSERSKMQLFLDVFNALSGKDQNPVEEQALVTELAKTGKFTEDEAREWIRKANAQGIIYEVRQGFYKRA, encoded by the coding sequence ATGAGTGACATGCTTAACGATAACACTGTAATAAGGAGCATATACGATGAGATAGTTGAGTTCATCAAGGGCTTCAGGGATGCAAACGGTGTATACAAGTACAGAGAGCAGATAGAGACGCTGAAGATAAAAGATTCAAAGTCAATAACCGTTGATCATAACGATCTTGCATTATACAATCAGGATGTAATAACTAGACTTGCTGAGGAGCCTAGTGCTGTGCTGAAGGAGTTCAGCAATGCAGTTTATGATGTACTTAAGGAGGTTGATGCAAAGTATGCTGATAGCATAAAGGATGAGATAATAGTTAGGATATCCAACTATCCATATCAGGTGAAGATGCGTGACATAGATGCAGATCTCATAGGCAGGTTGATAAGCACAGCTGGCATGGTTGTTAGAGCATCAGAGGTTAAACCATTCATCTCAAGATACTACTATAGATGTGTTAATGAGCATGATGGTTACATAAGCAGGATAGATTATCAGAGGTGGAAGAGAAAGGGTAGCAGTGGTAGTAATAGCAATAAGAAAGGTGAAGAAGGTGAAGACAGGGATGAGAGGAGAGGGGGAGCATTAACATGCAAGAAGTGTGGTGCGGAGATAAGTGTGGATATTGAGAAGAGCAAGTTCAGCAACATCCAGATGATAAGGCTTCAAGAGTTGCCAGAGGACCTTCCTCCAGGCCAACTCCCATATCACATAGATGTTATGCTAATTCATGATTTGGTTGATAATGCAAGGCCTGGGGATAGGATAATACTTACAGGCATAGTTGATGTTGAGAAGGATCTTGAGAGTAGTAGGATGGATGTACCATTGTTCAGGATAAGGATAGAAGGCAACAACATAGAGTTCTTAGCAAGTAGAGATGGTGTCAAGGATGCATCTGCTAGGAGTGATGGTAGGTTCATCATAAGCGATGATGATGAGAGGGAGATAAAGAGGATAGCATCTAGGCCAGATGTATACGATCTGCTCATCTCCTCCTTTGCCCCCCATATATATGGGCATGAGATAATAAAGGAGGCTATACTCCTCCAGATAGTAGGCTCTCCTCAGAGGGAGTTGGAGGATGCTACAAAGTTGAGGGGTGATATAAATATACTCCTTGTAGGTGACCCTGGTACAGCAAAGAGCGAGTTACTCAAGTATGCAGCAAGGATAGCCCCTAGAGGCTTGTACACCTCAGGAAGAGGTAGCACTGCTGCTGGCTTGACTGCTGCTGTTATTAGGGATAAGAGTGGGATGATGATGCTAGAGGCAGGGGCAGTGGTGCTTGGAGACCAAGGCCTAGTCTGTATAGATGAGTTGGATAAGATGAGGGCAGAGGATAGGAGTGCACTGCACGAGGTTATGGAGCAGCAGACATGCTCTGTAGCAAAGGGTGGTATAGTTGCTACACTCAATGCTAGAACAAGCATACTTGCAGCAGCAAACCCAATACTAGGCAAGTACGATCCATACAGGAATATAACAGAGAATGTTAACCTACCTATACCATTGCTCACAAGGTTCGACCTAATCTTTGCTATAAGGGATGAGCCAAGCAAGGAGGGGGATGCAAATCTAGCAAGGCATATACTTGGCATACATAGGCGTATAGGCTATGAGCATCTCCCACCAATACCCATAGATCTTCTACGCAAATACCTAGCATATGCAAAGAGGTTCAACCCCTTGCTTAGCAAGGAGGCTGAGGATAGAATATTTGAGTACTATATGCAGATGAGGGCAAATGCAAGCCCTGATGCAATAACTATAACTGCAAGGCAGTTGGAGGCACTCATAAGGCTTGCAACTGCACGAGCAAGGCTCATGCTAAGGAATACTGTTACTGTAGAGGATGCTGAGAGAGCCATATACATATTCAATGTTATGCTAAACAAGGTTGGTATAGATGTGAAGACAGGGAAGGTTGATCTAGGCGTATTGCATGGTATGCCATCTAGTGAGAGGAGTAAGATGCAACTCTTCCTTGATGTATTCAACGCATTATCTGGCAAGGATCAGAACCCTGTTGAGGAGCAAGCACTTGTAACAGAACTTGCAAAGACAGGCAAGTTCACAGAGGATGAGGCTAGAGAATGGATAAGGAAGGCAAATGCTCAAGGCATAATATATGAGGTTAGACAGGGCTTCTACAAGAGGGCTTGA
- a CDS encoding replication factor C small subunit → MNYRVSILFILALEQGMSIEQLMWVEKYRPKRLDDVVNQKEIVEGIKRIIASPAGMPNMLFAGPAGVGKTTVALCIAREVLGEYWRDYTLELNASDERGINMVREKVKMFTRYTSIGSIPFKIVILDEADEMTPEAQTALRRIMEDSASTSRFILICNYISQIIGPIQSRCVIFRFKSLARDDVVNHLANICKLEGVRYEDKALEMIYEFTSGDLRHAINILQAAASHGTVNDASVRSALGISYKARVGEVIRLALEGNFNDARLKMLELTKVHGLSERDFIKFASEEIMKGAIKDAGANTKGAELLRILAEYDYRLVVGAHPDIQLAALLAELARIGKASSGGRAGK, encoded by the coding sequence ATGAACTATAGAGTTAGCATTTTATTCATCCTTGCTCTAGAGCAGGGTATGAGCATAGAGCAGTTGATGTGGGTAGAGAAGTATAGGCCAAAGAGGCTTGATGATGTTGTTAACCAGAAAGAGATAGTTGAGGGTATAAAGAGGATAATTGCAAGCCCTGCTGGGATGCCAAATATGCTCTTTGCTGGTCCAGCAGGTGTTGGAAAGACAACAGTTGCACTATGCATTGCTAGAGAGGTGCTTGGAGAGTACTGGAGGGATTACACACTTGAGCTTAATGCATCAGATGAGAGAGGTATAAACATGGTTAGGGAGAAGGTGAAGATGTTCACTAGATATACTAGCATAGGTAGCATACCATTCAAGATAGTTATACTGGATGAGGCTGATGAGATGACCCCTGAGGCACAGACAGCGTTGAGGAGGATAATGGAGGATAGTGCAAGTACGAGCAGGTTCATCCTTATCTGCAACTACATCTCCCAGATAATAGGGCCTATACAGAGTAGATGTGTGATCTTCAGGTTCAAGAGCCTTGCTAGGGATGATGTTGTAAACCACCTTGCAAACATATGCAAACTTGAAGGAGTTAGGTATGAGGATAAGGCATTGGAGATGATATATGAGTTCACATCTGGAGATCTAAGGCATGCTATAAACATACTACAAGCAGCAGCAAGCCATGGTACTGTTAACGATGCTAGCGTTAGATCTGCTCTTGGCATATCCTATAAGGCAAGAGTTGGTGAGGTGATAAGACTTGCATTAGAAGGGAACTTCAACGATGCAAGGTTGAAGATGCTTGAACTTACCAAAGTGCACGGCTTATCTGAGAGAGACTTCATAAAGTTTGCAAGCGAGGAGATAATGAAGGGTGCTATAAAGGATGCAGGTGCAAATACAAAGGGTGCAGAACTGTTGAGGATACTTGCTGAATATGATTACAGGCTTGTTGTTGGTGCACATCCAGATATACAGTTAGCAGCACTACTTGCAGAGTTGGCAAGGATAGGCAAAGCAAGTAGTGGCGGTAGGGCAGGTAAGTAA